In Epinephelus lanceolatus isolate andai-2023 chromosome 7, ASM4190304v1, whole genome shotgun sequence, the genomic stretch acattaaattaaaatgatagTTTGCATGAGTACATGAAGAAGGCTGTAACAGATGTAGGCACATCGATGTATCAGTTCACATAAGCCTTAGGCAGCAATCAACAATCGTCCCTCGGTTTTATTTTGAGGTCTCCcactgatggaaaaaaaaaatctagtgtttttttaatgcagatGAAACAGTTGCTTTGGCACATTCCCTCCAATGTCTGCATGACGAATGGCATTCAAGACATCTGAAACGGTACAGGAATGACTTGGGTTAATGTTTTGTTTGGGAGGAAAAGAGGTCTGTTTATCCAGATTGAGGCATTCTTCATGCAAGTTTGATTAAATCCAACTAATAATGGTTGTGTTGAGTGCAATCCAGTATCAACTAAAAGTCAGTTATGAGCGTCATTATTAGCCACTGTAAATGAAAAGAGACAAGCCAAAGTCAAGAGCACATACTGGAGGACTATTTTGAAAAGTATCTCTTACCAGCTATAATGGAGTCTCCTTTTTGTAGTTAAACCCAGGGTCTGATCCTTCAATCTGCAGTTTCAGGGCTTGTTTAAGGCTTAACTCGGTTTCCCCTATGGGGTAGTTCTCTAGAACATCCTGGTGGCCTCTGTTCTGTACAGTTCGAGGAACTGATACCCTACTCAGGAAAACCTGATTACCCTGTAGATGATAGTTGGGGTTGGTCATGATGCCGTTCCTCTTCTTCTCAGCGCAGCTCTGCTGCTGGATAAAGAATTGATCTTGGCTCTGCCCCCTTTCCTGCCGTATCGAACCACCGATCATGATCTTGCAATGGGGGTCCTTCACTGAAATGTTTGCGACCGATTTGTTGAGGGCGATCCTCTTGTCGAACTGTGTCATCTCGTACTCCAAAACCTGACCTTGACTTGATCCACtgttcttgtgttttttcttgtcTCCCAGTGCTCCTTTACTGTTTGATGTCCCATTTCCGGTCTTACTTCCCTTTGTTGACTTGAGACCAGATTTTAACTGGGACCAGTCGAAGTCGTTGGATGGAGATGATGGCTGCTGACCAGTGGACTTGGTGGTAGAGGAAGGGGACACGATAGACTGTCTGCTGCGGCTGCGGGGCAGTGAGTGCTGCTGAATTTGTTCTGTGAATGTCAGTCCGTGAAAACTGTCGATCGGCACTGTCTGTGCTGTGGCTGTGGATGATGTTGTTCTCAAGGACGAGTTCTTTGAACTCTTGAGGGAATTATTTGAAAGGGAGGACTTCTGTCTATCCACCGTGGAATCAGGAGACTCTGATGGCGAACTGAAAGCATGGACAGGTCCGTTGGGGAGACCACGTCCAGACGACTGCATATCTCCTGCCCCTGTGCTGCCAGAGCTGCTTGATTTGATGGTGAGGGACTGCATTTTACCAGTCACAGACAATGGTGTTTTTTCTTCCATGGTGTGCACTGGCGAGGGATTGCAGCCATTTAGAGTTGTGCCTCCATACTTTTCCAGAAGTTTTATGATCATTGAATGGCCACCTTTTGCTGCCACTCTCATTGCTGTGCGTCCAAACTGATCAGCGTGGTTGGGGTCAGCACCATTTTCGAGAAGTATTTGCACAACATCGATGTGACCCTCTTGTGCGGCAATGCCTAGTGCTGTTGCTCCCTGGTTGCAAGTATGATCCACATGTGTGTTGTTCTCTATCAAAAACTGCACAACTTTCGTGTGTCCTTGCCATGCAGCAGACTGGAGGGCGGATCGCTTCTCATTGTCACAGGCGTTCACATCAGCGTGATAGTTAATCAGCAGCCTCACCATTTCAACATGCCCTTGCCAGCAGGACACGTGGAGGGCCGTTCTGCCCTCAGTGTCACAAGCTTCCACATTTGCTCCATTTTCAAGGAAATACTCTGTCATGGCCAGCTGATTTTCAAGTGCCAATATGTAGAGTGTTGGGCGTCCGTCTGCATCTTTGTAATCTATATCAGCACCGTGGCTCAGCAGCAGTTCAACAATGTCCCTGTGGCCTTCCAGTGCAGCCACCCTGAGAGCATTCCTCCCATCATATCCTCTCTCATCAATGCATGACTTGTTTTCCAGAAGAATTTGCACACAGTCATAATGTCCCTCTTGTGCAGCTAGTATCAGCGGTATTCTACCATCATTATCAACCTCTGTGCAACGAGCACCTTGCTCAATAAGGGCATCACACACTTGGCGGTGGCCCTCGAAAGCAGCCATGTGTAGCGGGGTCCAGCCTGCGTCATCCCTGTGATTCTCGTCCAGACCTCTGTCCAGCAGAGTTCTGACCACCTCCACGTTACCCTGAGCAGATGCAATGCTCAGCACAGTCCTTCCTTCGCTGTCGATGCTATCAACAGCAGCCCCCCAGAAAAGTAATGTGTTGACAACAGAGGCGTGGCCCATTGATGCAGCAGCAAGAAGAGGCGTGCGACCATTGTTGTCTGTGTGATCCACATCAGCCCCGCCTTCCAAAAGCAGATCAACTACATCGACGTGTCCTTCATAGCCAGCCACGAGGAGAGGAGTCATGCAGTCTTTATCACAGTGGTCAACCTCTGCTCCCCGTTCAATCAGAAGGCTAACAACGGAAGCATGGCCTTTACTCGCAGGAACACAGAGAGCAGCGACTGAGAGCGCAGTCCTTCCATCCACGTCTTCGTGATTAACTTCTGCCCCGTGGTCCAAAAGGTGCTCAACAATCTCTCTGTGTCCCATGTACGCTGCAGCAATGAGAGCTGTTCTTCCTTCATTGTCTGCCTTGTTGACCTCAGCCCCATGCTGAAGAAGGTTCAATACAATGTCTTCATGACCTCCCCAAGCAGCAGCTCTCAAAGCAGTTCTGCCATCAGCATCGGCACAGTCCACTTTGGCACCAGCATAGAGCAGAGCAGATACAACCTCTGAGTGTCCACCCCAAGCTGCTGAGCGCAGGGCTGTCCATCCATCATGATCTGTGTGGTTTATGTTGGCCTCACAACCAATTAAGCAGTTGACCACTTTGGTATGGCCCTGCCTCGCGGCAAGAGTAAGTGCCGTTTGTCCATGGTTGTCTTCTAGCTCCATGTTTGCCCCTCTAGATATGAGCAAGTTGACCACATCAAGGTTTCCACTGTATGCAGCGTTGGCAAGAAGAGTTCTCCCACTGGAGTCACACTGGTTCACAGATGCCCCGTTGTCAAGTAATGTCCGTATTGAGTCCTCTCTTTCCAGGGCCTGTTGTACAATACATGACGCGTGGTCATCCTCATTGCTTACATGAGCTCCAGCTTTGACCAGAAGTTGCAGGACCTCCTGTTCTCTGGGTATGGAGGTGGTCAGAGAGTCTTTAGCAGGAGTTCCATTCCAAACCATCCAAAGAGCCAGATTAAATGGCTCAATCTGCAGATTGGAGTTGACAAGGTGCAATGCAAATTCCTGCACTTCGAGTGGCTTGAGATGCTTTGCCCGACAAGTGTAACTCATCGCCAACATCCTGTGTCCCTCAGCTGCATTGCACAAGTACTTCTGGGTGCAATGCTTAACATCCAGTAACCACTCAGCAAAACTGTAGTGAAAAAGGATTTTAGTACTCCCAAGGCCATCGACCAACAACTTGGAGAGAATGTCCATCTTTTTCTGAAACTCTTCCATTGTCAGTGTCATGTTTTTGGTCCAGACTGCGTGGTACAGTTCCTTGACTGTAAGCGGCCTGCACGTTGCCAGGATTACATTAAGGATGGGCTGGACTTTGGCaaactgttttctgacaaataGTCTCTGGCAGAGCCACAGGTAGAGGCCATTGAGGGTGCCTGGGATGTCGCGGATCTCGCGAAGCATGATAAAGTTCTCCACCACACCATCCAGCACACGCTCTAGGTAGAGGAAGCAGCCGCTGCTTTTGATGTGGAGTTGGTTGAGCATCTCAGCGGTCTCCTTGGTCAGGTGCTGCCTCAGGGCCTCTTCCTGGTCCAGCCTGTGGAGGATGTACTGCTGCACATCCTTGACGATGTAGGCCTTGCGCAGATCATCAAGGCTGATTTTGCGGAATCCTGTAAAGAGAATAAATGGACATTAGAGGAGTCTGATGACAAATGGCTGATATGTGGAGGACATTTagaggattaaaaaaaagacatatcaAAATAACTTGGGCAGTAtataactagaattactgcctcgtgGTAGTATGCTTCcttgaaccagtcaagttgcagttatagTTTACATCCGTGTCTGTCCAGACACATATGACAGTAAACAATGCttaaaatatggatgttgctgcaaagaatctacaaattctaaaatgtTGATGGTtaacacacaacacaacccGACAGCAGAGACGAtatacacaatcagcacagtctcaagatggacacccaagattaagGTCACCAAATCAGTATCCGACCAAATGTGTCCCCTTATtctcctgagatatgacgctaAGTAAttaccagatttttttttttttttgcagaacattatgatggcacactgaagttgacctttgggatataaatatcatcacttcatcattttatcctgttagacatttgtgtgaaatcttgtcataattagcgtctGAATTCTTGTGTTACAGACATTTTtcttgtgaggtcacagtgatcttgaacCTTGACCACTAAATTCctagttcattgttgagtccaagtggacgttagTGCCAAATCTGAACGAATTCCCTCATTGTGTTTAAGAGAATCGAGACCGACACCTGGagacagtgacctttgaccactaaatcttaatcatttcattgagtccaagtgggcgtttgtgccaaatttaaagaaaatccgTCGAGGCATTCTTgacatatcacattcacgagaacGGTATAGAAAACATAGTGCCTCCACTCACGGCTGTAACCAGCGCAGAGGCATAAATATATGAAAAGATGTCTTGGCAGTGGTTGTAGAAATCAGTTGATGACGAGTAGTATTATCCTGAGTAGTGCCCCTGGAGTCATTAACCTATGTATGACCTTGAGATCACACCCAGTATTTATCCACTGATCTTGTACCTCTGGATAATTAGGTTAAGCCAACCTTTAATTTCCTCAGGCATAGGATAATTAACAGTAAAGCcatgttgttaaaggaaaaccTTTCACAGGAATTGGGTGCATAACCCTTCTGGCTGCTGGAGGCATACATGATCAGCAGGAGTTCAGAATCAGTTTAGGCCATAAAGAACTGAGGAAAACAAATTCATGGCAATTAGTGCACTATATTGTGTCTGATGCAGAAGCAATTTAAGCTGGATAGGAACAGCAATAATTTCAGTACAAACAAGACTGAAATGACAAAtacatataataaaatatacTTGAGTACAACATCCAAATGTATTAATATTCCAGTCTTAGCAGAAAGACTCAAAGCAATAAGACACATAACTATGTCTAAAAAAACCCAGATACCCTAGTAATGATTTAATTTCTTTCTACACTAAAGTTAGTTGATTGCTCATTCAACACATCCACTGACTGTGGAAGTTGTTAACACTTAATCAGCACGAGCAAATCTGAGGCAGGGGCTGAAGATGTACAATAATCAAAATGGAGGAGAGCAAGGGAGACATCGTTTCCATGCCTGTAGCACATCCGTGCCCTGTAAAATATCTCTCCAGTGCCTCACTTATTATCCGACTACATGCTCCCAGCACAGACCTTTAGAAATCCTtctgacaaaacaagaaaaagaaattatCACAGTGGGTCTTAATGAATGATCTTTAATGGGAATTCCTCTCTGAGACGTGGAAAAATGGCTCCATAATGGCCTCGACTAATGGGCATAAAGTGAACTTCCCTCCATGTTAAAACAATCTGTTCATGGTCTGTGCCGCCATCAGCCAGAGGGCAACCAGAGCATTTTTGCATACTTATATTTACAGTTCCCATGGTTCTCTGGGTTACTGGGACAGGAATAAAATGTCACCAGAGGCTCTCTCAGCATTACTGGCATACTGTACAACAGGCCTCCTACTATGGGAAAAGCAGTAGcatttttctctcaaacaaaGGTGCACTTAGATGCCAGGCTGAACACAGACTCATTAACCTTTTCAAAGTAAGGTAATTAAACCTTATTATTGCATCTcattactgactgaatgtttCACGCACTGACAGGAAACTACTCTGAGAGAGTCTGTTGAAAAGAAACTATAAAATCCAGCACCAGCACTTTTATCTTCAACAGTTAACTGTGATTGCTTTGATTATATAACACAACTTTTCCCTGTACATAATATGAATCAGATGCTGTCACCAAGCCCGAGGCAGTGCTCTGTTCATCTGACTGCTATTGTGTGGGTAGAAAAGGCTGTGAAAGCTTACTCCACGCAGGGCCGACGCTAACCGCACCTGGTCGCCAGATAACAGACCTGATGAGTTTAACGAGAGTTCCCAAGCAGGTACTGACAGTTTGGACAACAGACCCTGGTAAACACGAGCAGTGATGGGTTTTCTTTATCACCTGCTTCTGAGTTTGTTTAAGATAAGCACGCCTCCGCTAACTGTGCTTCACAATAATCTTCTTTTACTTTGTCCTTGAGGCATTCGTTATATTTCAAACTGTGATAAAGAGGATGAAATTACGGCCTTCGCACCTCAGATACTAATTACATCTTGTGACAcatggcagaaaaaaaagagccagACAAGCACTGATTTTGATTCTAATAAAAATACACTCTTAGGTcggacttaaagggacagttcatcccaaaatcaaaaacatatttttcctctaacctgtagtgctatttatcaagcttgattgttttggtgtgagctccTGAGTGTcagagatatcagctgtagagatgtctgccttctctccaatgtaaTGGAACTACACTGTACTCAGCTTGTGGTACTCAAAGcgctaaaatacatttgaaaaactcaacagcaatgtctctttgcagaaatcatgacctggttactcaaggtaatccacagaccttgttgtgagcagtttcatgtaggaactattttcttttcttctaaACTACACTCGCCAACcgaatcactgtgcagaaggaagcgtgcatctactcattggattaatgttgtgtttgtgacagCGCAAGATATGAACAtaaatggcgtcctcctcggctgagctgtaatgtcaATTGGCTCGGTGATGTCAGGTGAGCTAGCATTGCTTCCTTATGCACGGTAATACCCACACAGTTAGTGAGTGTAGTTTGataaaaatagttcctacataaaactgctttgagcaccacaagcccaAAATTTTTTCATGGAGGTGGTTAGATAGGGCCACTTAAAATCTTGGGGTGCCacatcaaaaccaaaagccGTACCTGAATGTCAAGAATTTGCCTATGCTGTTGTAGTATATAGactagttgaaaactatgttaCTATAAAGCTCAGTTCAGAACAAAGATTTGCgatgagacgagttgaaacaaacTACTTGCAACACGCCATTCTGCAACAtcctaaaaacctgctggttcacagcAATGCAACAACATGATgaagtgtatcatctctagtcaacaactctgtacttccgttctgatttgcagcttttcaggattattttgtggctgaatataatttgtagcttcttaaaatatgaatgaggatagtaatagtgagatactggctccAGTTGCATTTTTCAGCGTCTACGCGCGTCTAGAAACGTGCATCTAAAAAGAAGTGTCTACAAAAAACGTGCATCTAAAAAGACGCTGGAAAACGCCCGTATGAAAAGACGCTTGAATGCCGGTCAGACGCGCCATATCATAGGAAAataatggttttactggcgtccCGTTTCTTGCGTTTCATCTtggtgtgatcgctccctaaGAGACACTCGTGGGTACTCATAGAACCATTcatcattcagatatcttgaggtgagagttcaaaggACCTCTTTGAAAAAGGCCGTGTCAGTTGCTGTCTCGACAACATTTAGCCTAAATATGGAGCGCATTTTAGCCCGCTTCCTGACAACCAATGCTGACATAGTTGGTTCCAATGGATGCCCAAGATTGTCTAGTTTTACAAGATACCACTTCCTTAGCGCTACAGCCTCTTAAATACAGTAATATCAGCCTCCAAATATTTCCACCAGGGGGTGCCAATGGGGCGCCAGCAAAGCAtaaagctgagtgccatctagttccattatatttgaaagAAGGCAGATATTGCTACGGTCAATATCTCCAATAGACGACAACTTACAacttgataaatagcactacaggtaagaggaaacatgtattttttattctagggtgaactgtcactttaaTAATTCACTAATCTTTTATGGTAGGTAATTTGTGCTGATTAGAGAGTTGACAATCACAGACATGCAGGGGTTAGGTTTCTGTGATTTCAGCAATCTAAACAAACCTGAgatatgtgtaaaaacaaaccTCCCTATTACAAAAGATCTGTATTCTGCCTGTTAGGAATATTCATGtctataaatgtaattaaatccATGACAAGAGGGCAGCTGTGCAAaccttttaaattaataaaGCTGTAAAGTATCATTCTCCAGCATTATACCATATAATTGCTCACTCATTACTAAAACTCAATGGTCCTAACCCACTTtcagtctgtctttgttttcagtGACTGAGAGTATTATCCTCCCTCCCCTTAACCCTCTTTTCACCGGCTCCATGACCCCCTGTACCAGACACATGAACAGTGAGCATGCAGAGCAGCTATAGGTAAGTAAAAACACTCAGGCACTTGGACCTTTCAGACCTAAAAACCATTAACAGTGTTGTGTATATGCGCCATGAGCCGAACTGTAACAGGTCATTAAGAGTCAGGCGATGAACTCTTTCAGGTTTGTATCAAAAGATACAGAAACACTTGAAGGCACCACATGTTCTTAAGGTGCATTCCTGTTTTTAGTGTACTCCTCCGGCTCAGACTTCAAGCACTGAAGATCACATTTCAGCCTATCACGAACCATCAGAGGATTTcccactcttcctcttctcattTTCTCGAACCTTTTGTTTCATGTCAGGTTCTTGGTGCTCTTTTGTTTAGCTTAAAGGCCAAACCTGCTGATGCTTCCTTCCCCTGTTTTTCAGGCTAACGCACAATCATAAGTGCCTCAGTCGACACTGgtatcacatttacatttacaaagtACGTTTAAAGATCCAATGCCTGGTATGATCCCATGCCCTTGTGTGTGACTCGCTGTCACTGGCCAGTCCTTCTACTCCATCTGGACCCAATCCTTATTTGGATATTCTGGGTCTGTTCCAGCTGGGACAGGAAACCCACTGGCTGAGAGCGGGGAAGAGGCCATTAATGGGGGAaaacaaggacaaaaaaaaagaaacactatTTTATAACCAGCCAGTGACTGAAGCAAAGTGTGACATTTAGTATTTTGTCTCGATGTTGATTTGTTCTATTCACAGAGGGACTAAGAAAAACATTGCGTGTGCATTACAGCCCAAATCTGGAGATATTGCTCTATCATGAATATTTTCTCAggggaacaaaagaaaaaaggctTCTGTGCTTTAGTTTATGATAAACAGTTTCTCCAACATTCCAGGGTCGCTGACACACCAATTATGAAGATACAGTGACTAGGAACGCTGGAGAAGGGAGGAGGAAACAGACATTTCACTGCAGTCACCATCAAAACAAGACCTTTGCTGgataaaaacatataaacaatCAATTTCTACAGTGGGGTTGGACGATATTAATATTCCCCtacttactttaaaaaaaacgaCATACAAAATTAAGAGATGCCATTAGTTATAAATATCTATGGACTGGAGGTGCATGTGCTGCAATACCAGTAAGTGGTCACAATGTATAGGTAGCAGGAATGTCGACAGTTAACCAGTAATCAGTTAACCACAGAGATTACATTTTTGACCAGGTATGCATGTCAGTTTGTAGGTTAATATGGCTGCTCTTCAGATTACATCATTGTACACCTCCTGGGTCTCGTGGAAGCTAGTGGCGCCGCTCATTCAGCAATTACCGCCAGTAACACCTCCACGACCCAACAGCATTGCTGAAGAAACATTGTGCCCTGGTCTCCTACCAGGTCACCCTGATGAGTAAGCGGCttaattttgagctgcaaacctTCTTTAGCATTAACtatgttagctctgttagcaccgttagcagtgtcaacacagctagtggtgctaacatagttaacaatgctaaaggttTGTGTAGATTGAAATGAAACTGCTTACTCACCATGGTGACCTATGGGGAGTCAGGAAcgtggccaccatgtttccacagcagcGCTGTTGGTAGGTCTTGTCATCTGGACAGTGTTACCAGCGGTAATTGGCAAATGACCAGCATTGCTAGCTAACATTGGCTTCCACCTGACCcgggtggtgcacagtgcagagcaagGCCAATGTTAGCTACCGTAaatcttcaattaaaagcctattCCCAATTATACGCCGGgtctcttttactagcctggtgtgggtccacattttgacaaataaaggcccgtctcaattagaggcctggtctggttgccaagcagtttatTTTATGGATGTTATTTGGATATATAAAACTGGATTGTTAAGGTCcactgatcaaaagaatcaaaagtgtCTTTCATAAATATGAAGtcataaagtggtgttgtgtcagtatgccgGGTATACCTACAAGGCAGTCCTCGCATCCCTTCACAGACAATttaacacccattcacacctggacccatctaaccctaatgacaCACATGATGGCTGGATGGGTCATCGGCTCACACATGACCTCAATAACTCTGTAAGAGTTCACATCCACACAGAGTTTGAAGCCTGTGACTCCGCACCAGTCCGTTGGAACTGAAGAAGCtttttggatgagaggtgaaacgtcttcaagaaactcaagcaagtccagatgcctatgatatagcacttacgattctGCATGTTAATGAGGCTAGCCGGCtctctgtcagcaaagccatcacaaaataaaaggcaagacatttacatcaggGAACGTTagaatttcaccacctctaagtGGATAAAGCTCTGAAATGCACTGCCAAAAATATTCTTTTCATTTGGTCTAAAACCAAAGAATGACCAAACAGGCGCATTTGCATTCTTTGGAGTGGACATCTTTCCTGCTGGAGTTAGGGCTTTATGGGTAATTAATTAAGCACAGTgtcagacattagctagcaagtAACTGTTTCTGATGCACTACAACAATGTGGTACGGCATATTGAAAGCAAGAGAAAAAGACCATGCCAACCAATATTGTAATGAGGGATAATATTGTGCATAGTAGAGCTGTAACAATAACTGGATTAGTTGTTAACTAGTAAATTTATCACCAACTAATTTGACAGTTGATgaactggcttcattttttaagaGAACATAATTCTCTAAATCCAGACCTTTAATATTTTGAATACTTTCTAGTTTCTCTACTCctcagtaaactgaatatctttgggttagtggacaaaacaagacatttgaggacgttaTCTTGGACTTCgggaaacactgacattttatagaccaaacaactaatcggTTAATCGAGAAAAGACCGATTTGACACTGATGATAatcgttagctgcagccctgttCTATAGGCAGAAATTCCAGCACAGAACTCGAAGTGTCCTCCTGTCAGAGCGCACAAAGAGACCTCTTCTTTCAGTTGCACACATGCTAGAAGATGACCTATAATTTCCACTTTAGTCATCAGCAGACATCACTTCATACGGCTTGGATGTCAAGTCATGGCATTATTACTGCCCCACTCCTGCAGATAAAGCactaaaacaaccacagggGGAAAGACGTCCAACCTGCATTTGATGACTGTGGTGTAACAGGAACTACTATTAAGTACTACACAAGAATGCAAGAACTTGCATTGGCTACAAACGTTTAGACGCCTTCCAAgaaccattttctttctttccaaaaCCAAACAGTCATGAGGGTCTCAGTTTTGCACCATTATAAGTGGCAAACTGTAGCTGAGtattgtgtgtgttcaggctatttatgtgtgtgtgactgagagaGGATGGTTCAGAGTCTGAACAAAAGTGACTGCTAAACAAGCAACAAATGACACATTCATCGGGGTGAGGGATGCAGCTCC encodes the following:
- the ankrd50 gene encoding ankyrin repeat domain-containing protein 50; its protein translation is MAQTSLLQGKRFYCREWVFHKIQHCLQEKTNNLIGVTSTPSKQPPLTPGGGASNPGTLTAGSTKSGSSWGVLLVGGPGSGKTALCTELLWPTSAQGTHRGLQQQTLAFHFCRADDSDTLCVGGFIRGLVAQICRSGLVPGYEEKVRDPAVQSTLQPGECERNPTEAFKRCVLLPLLSVKPPQQSLFLLVDSIDEGCQLGEGEQRSSLGSPRTIAELLASHHEFLPPWLLLICSARRQNKAITKLFTGFRKISLDDLRKAYIVKDVQQYILHRLDQEEALRQHLTKETAEMLNQLHIKSSGCFLYLERVLDGVVENFIMLREIRDIPGTLNGLYLWLCQRLFVRKQFAKVQPILNVILATCRPLTVKELYHAVWTKNMTLTMEEFQKKMDILSKLLVDGLGSTKILFHYSFAEWLLDVKHCTQKYLCNAAEGHRMLAMSYTCRAKHLKPLEVQEFALHLVNSNLQIEPFNLALWMVWNGTPAKDSLTTSIPREQEVLQLLVKAGAHVSNEDDHASCIVQQALEREDSIRTLLDNGASVNQCDSSGRTLLANAAYSGNLDVVNLLISRGANMELEDNHGQTALTLAARQGHTKVVNCLIGCEANINHTDHDGWTALRSAAWGGHSEVVSALLYAGAKVDCADADGRTALRAAAWGGHEDIVLNLLQHGAEVNKADNEGRTALIAAAYMGHREIVEHLLDHGAEVNHEDVDGRTALSVAALCVPASKGHASVVSLLIERGAEVDHCDKDCMTPLLVAGYEGHVDVVDLLLEGGADVDHTDNNGRTPLLAAASMGHASVVNTLLFWGAAVDSIDSEGRTVLSIASAQGNVEVVRTLLDRGLDENHRDDAGWTPLHMAAFEGHRQVCDALIEQGARCTEVDNDGRIPLILAAQEGHYDCVQILLENKSCIDERGYDGRNALRVAALEGHRDIVELLLSHGADIDYKDADGRPTLYILALENQLAMTEYFLENGANVEACDTEGRTALHVSCWQGHVEMVRLLINYHADVNACDNEKRSALQSAAWQGHTKVVQFLIENNTHVDHTCNQGATALGIAAQEGHIDVVQILLENGADPNHADQFGRTAMRVAAKGGHSMIIKLLEKYGGTTLNGCNPSPVHTMEEKTPLSVTGKMQSLTIKSSSSGSTGAGDMQSSGRGLPNGPVHAFSSPSESPDSTVDRQKSSLSNNSLKSSKNSSLRTTSSTATAQTVPIDSFHGLTFTEQIQQHSLPRSRSRQSIVSPSSTTKSTGQQPSSPSNDFDWSQLKSGLKSTKGSKTGNGTSNSKGALGDKKKHKNSGSSQGQVLEYEMTQFDKRIALNKSVANISVKDPHCKIMIGGSIRQERGQSQDQFFIQQQSCAEKKRNGIMTNPNYHLQGNQVFLSRVSVPRTVQNRGHQDVLENYPIGETELSLKQALKLQIEGSDPGFNYKKETPL